The sequence below is a genomic window from Piliocolobus tephrosceles isolate RC106 chromosome 8, ASM277652v3, whole genome shotgun sequence.
GAAAACATTAATTGTGACCTTGAAAGACCAAAAACCTTCAAAAATGAAATCTATGAGGAAAGAATTCCAAAACAGTAGGAAGAATGcataattagaaatattttgagaactgTTGAAGTTTTCCTTCTTTATAGTTGAGAAATATAtggagtatatatattttttctttctttttttctttttttttttccttttttgagacggagtctcgctctgtcgcctaggctggaatgcagtggcacgatatcggctcactgcaacctctgcctcctgggttcacgtgattttcctgcctcagcctcccgagtagctgggattacaggcacaagccaccacaagtggctaatttttgtatttttagtaaagacaaggtgtCACCATATcggagtttttttttctttttttatttgacgAGCGTATGTAGTATACTAGCTCTGCAGTGATTATTgtgatatgtatttttatgtagaaCTGTATAAAACTTTGTCTAATTTTTCCATTGCACACCTGTGGGTGCTGCCTATTCTGGTACTTATTTTGTCCAACCATGTGCTTCGGTCTTTAATCACAGAAGTCCTATTTGATGGATGGGAGCTCAGCATATAAAAGTCTTCCCAGCTTTGACAAATTGACAGGTTGGCTTATAACCTTCTAATGATCTGAACAGCATTGGAGCAAGAAGGGGAAATGTGAACAGCCAAAGAGGCAGATTCCTTCCTACTTCGTAGCCTAATAAGGAAggacattttccattttcctgttTTAATTGAAACTACAAGTAACCTGTTTTCATCTAAGAGGAAATAACATAGAAGGTAAGAGCAGAGCTCCTGGAGCCAGGCTGCTAGAGTTCAAATTCCAGCCCTGTTTCTTAGTAGCTGTTTGGCTATGGGAAAGTTCTTTAGCcccctctgcctcagtttccccatccataGAACAGAGATAATTGTACATATAGaatttttgtgagaattaaatgagtgaaCATGTCCTTGAGCCAGTACCGGGCACATGGTGAGCACTATATGAGTGATTGATATCATTACTTCTTCAAGGTGTTAATCACTGAATTTGCAACTTTAGGtagaaatctgaaattatttaatCTAAACACATTCTTCTAAAGACAGATGAACTTAGGCAATGTGGGATGGTTAAGAACAAatggtggctgggcgtggtggctcaaacctgtaatcccagcactttgggaggctgagttgggtgggtcacctgaggtcaggactaagttagctgagtgtggtggcaggcacttgtaatcccaactacttgggaagctgaggcaggagaatcgcttgaacctggaggaggagattgcagtgagccaagattgcgtcacggcactccagcctaggcaactgaatgagactccatctcaaaaaaaggaaaagaaagaacaaatggtACAGCTGTTTAGAGCCAGACCAAGTGGCCGGGGCTCTAACTAGCTGTGAAGTGTGACTAGTATTCCTCCCACACCACGTGGCCTCCCTATATGTGGTAACTGCGCTGTGGTGGAAACGTACTGGACCACAAACAATGCATAACCTTCTTCTACCTCCTATCTCAGAAACGCACCTGGGTGTTTCAGAATCTCCTCCAAGCTGATTCTGCAGAGCTCTGGGCCTCTTTAGTCTCTGGAAGGAGCTGGGGTGTCAGAATGCTATACATACCCAGAGAGCACCATGAACTGTCCTGCTGTTCCTGAAACTTACAGTCCATTAGCACCCCCAAAAAGAGCAGCTGCAGATCTAGGACACACTCTCACAGAGGTAGAATTTCCATACTCTTTACAGCCAGGGAAGCAAGTATGGTAATTCCAGAGTAGATCAATTTTacccaaagagaaaaatcaaatgggAAATTAGTGATAAACCAGTGGCCTGGCGTATAGATAAGGAGAAAACACAGGTGCGCCattatttccttaagaaaatTCTCACTGACTCCGGGGAGGATAACTTTAGTAAAGAAACaatgcatgttttgtttttgttttccctacTTGAAAGTTGGTGAAAGGAAAGACATGATGTTggataaatatgtgtgtgtatgtgtgtctaaaTATATGGGCTCTGGGTTCACATAGACCTAGCTTTAAATTATgactattactttaaaaatagtgACCTTGAGTAGGTAATTTAATCTTTCTAATCTATAAACAGTGAGCCTTAATTGTACTGACCTCAACTGTCTCATCAAGGATTTCTGGATGCCTAGTGCATAGTAGGCACTCACTGAGTCCCTACTCCCACCACCTAACCTCTCTGCGGAGAGGTAAGACTAGAGATAACTGTTAGTGCTTTTGCATATGTATGGAATCTactgtgtgaaaggaaaataaatactcGGGACCCCAATTCACCATgctatgttttagaaaaaaataaaccaaaagccGGGTCATGTGagaagctgcctttccttttgtgcCTCAACAGAGAGCTACAGATGAAAGGTCAAATAGCTCCAGAGGTAGCTACTCCATGTTCACCATATCTTATGTAAAGTGCTGATTTACTGAGCACAACATGAACACATCATTGGCAGTTCCCCTGCCTGCTCCCTTGCTCTTTCAACATGTGGATTGTTataccctccctctttcccctccagcccACTTTTCGTTTTTAAATATTGAGGCCCTCAaattcatctttggagaaaggcatagACCATAGACAGTTTCTGTGATTCCGTGTTATTTTCTTCTGGGCATGCCCTTCATctaggcaaaataaacttctaagttGATTGAGGCCTGTGGCAGATACTTTTTGATTTATTACTGTCTCTAGAGTAGAGTTACCAACAGTGCACGCCGATACTGTGGAGGACTTGCATGTGCCAGGTGCTATTAACTCACCTAATCCACATAACTGCAGGAAACAGGGCATTGCAGCTTCATTTTACATGAGGAGATTGTGGCACATAGAGTTCCTGGAACTCAACGGAGGTCACACAGATACTAAACACCATACCCGGATTCCTGGGACCAGAGAGCAGGTGCTGAGCCTCTCCATCACGCTGCCTCTCTGGTGTTAGGGCAGCTCTCCTGGGGGTATCGTGAGGATCAGGAAACACGGTGTCTGCGAAACACTCTAGAGCTGAGCTCGCACGGTACGCGTCACAGGAGATGGTGTCCTGTTGCCACTGGAATGTCCTAAATCAAATGAATCTAACTCTGGTGACATTTAAAACAGAAGCCACATGGGCTCCTGCATTTGGTTATGATTCCTCTTAGAAGGTGTCATAGACGCTATCTcagggaaagaaatagaaatgggaTGTTGGACCATTCTTACAACCAATACAGAATTCCATAGCCCAATTGCCATAGGGTTTCTTACCTTGGATTTTTAATTCGATATCATGCAATTAAAATACACATGCGCAAAAgtcaacttttcattttttaaatttattttgcctaTTATAAAAAACACACCACATAATTCAACTAGCAAAGAAGGCTGCTTCAGGGCGTGTAAAATGAGAGGCTTCCAGGCAGTTATCTGATTAAAGAACACTAAGGGAGGGACAAGGCTAGAAGCCGCGGACTGTCTACACATGGCAGTGGCTATTGGGGTTGGCTGGAGGAGCTGTGGAGAATATGGAGAGAGTGGTGCTGGAGACTGCCATGGCTATTCCTCATTGTCATCACAGACTGAGGTTTTCTGTGTGCCCACTGGTTTGAAAACCATTCTACAACAATGATAGAATAGTACACACATGAGAACTGAAATAGCCCAAACCCGGAAAAAAAGCCCAACTAGATCCTCAGAAGACGCTTCTAGGGACAACAACCGATGAGGAAAAGATGGCGTCCTTGTGCCACCGTCTGTTACGATCTCTCTCCATTGCAGCAGACAGCCGTTCTTCTAAGCAGACAGACGGCGATGATGGCAAAATAGACCTTACTCttgaggagcaggaggaggtacGTGTAATATGCAGAGGTGTTTGTGAGCTGCAGCAGTAGTGCATCTAAGAGAAATTTCACATGTTCTTTTTACAGAATAAGACATATTAATGGGAGAGGGGCTCACAAATACTTATTTCTGATGATTTACATTGAAGTGATATTCTACCACCACTAAAACCTAAAAGTAAACATCTActgctaccaccaccaccaagagTCAGATAAGTCAGAATTCAGCTTTTAAGTTGATTAACAACCTCTGCTAAATTCACATAGAACATTTTAAGCTATTAAAAAGTAAGGTTGCATTGTaggaaagcaaagaaagtggttaaTCCAGATTCGCTGATGTGTTAGGTAGTTGTGGCACACTCACCTATCTTTCCTAAATGTCTCTGATTATGGCTATGCTATTATGGGGTGATtgcatttaatattatttgaGGTTTTGCAAGATATATGTGCTGTCAAGGAATAAGTAAAGACAGTGGGGGTGGACCACCAGTGGCTACTCAATGAGCTACAAGGCTGAGTCTCTGCCTGcagaaatttccattttacatgtTTGTCTTCATGATGTCAGAACTCCAGAAACATCAGTACTTGGTGTGGAAAAGTGATGTGTTCATAACTCCCCGCCCTTCGTCAAGTGAGATGTTACTGCCCCTCCTTGACTGGTGTGGCAGCTTAAGTCAGAGCCCCTTGGTATTGGAAACAGAAGAAAGTTGAGCAGGGCTAGAGCCAATGCTTCTAGTCACATTCTTTGTGCATAAGTAGAGAGAAAAGGCCAGAAACAAGTACTCATTCTGTGTCTGCTAAATGAGATACCCTATGCTAGACATCTCACATTCACGCCCTTATCTCTTCAATAACTGTAAATCTGGTGTAATTATTCTTGGTTGGGTGATGAGAAAAATGTGACTCACAAAATGTAGGTCACTTACATCTAATCATTAAAAGAGCTGGAGTGAAAGTCCACGCTGCAAAACCCATGCACTCACCCATCCCCACATTATGTCCTTTTTGTTTCAGGTCCCTGGCTTTGTAATTTCTTGCTATCTGACTCTACtgtagaaaaagaacagaaaacttaGTAACTGCATGAACTCTTGGTTTGGTGTCCTGATTTGAAATCCCAGgcctagctgtgtgacttgaaTAAgggatttttataattatttactttaaagggactataaaatgggagaaaaaaatattgtacCACTTTATAGGAGTATTAagagaattaaactagaaaatacAGAACAAGCCCTTCTGTGtaaaaagcacttgataaacaCTAGTTCGTGTTATTAGCTACTAGCAAAGACCAAAGACTAAAACAAAACTACTCGAGAAGCAACATGGTATCATGTTTCCCCCAGTCATTAAAACAAAAGAcatgaagccaggcacagtggttcacacgtgtaatcccagcaccttgggaggtcaagggggcatatcaggaggtcaggaattcgaggccatcctggccaacaaggtgaaaccccgtctctattaaaaataaaaagttagccaggcatggtggtgtgcacctgtagtcccatctactcaagaAGCgtggctggagaattgcttgaacccggaaggcagaggttatggtgagctgagatcgtgccactgcactccagcctgggcaacagagcaagactccgtctcaatacaaacaaacaaacaaaaagacacatggatgaataaagtctgtttttttgaaataacatttGAAATAACTGAAAGCGTATCACTCTAATTTACAGTCATCTCATACCCGAAGCAGTAGTTAGGTTTGTTAATACAACTCCTAGAAAAGGAGGGactaatttaaaatatcactagGTCCATTCTGCAGCATCCAACCTAGCAAAATCTTTTCTCTGATTTTTGAAACAAGAGAAGTTCAAAGGTTAAAAtgatcaggaagaaataaaaaacacaaaaacttaccATTTGCATCTACTGAATAATTGTCTTTGGGATCCACTGTGGTGACATCTAGAAGAATGAGAGCAAGTACTAGTCAATTGTTTATGCCCATTATTTgtcaaggggtgtgtgtgtgtgtgtgtgtgtgtgtgtctgtgtccgtgtgtaattaaatgaatatttataacaTCTGTCAACAGAGAGGCAGGAAGACAGTTATTAAAAATACGAGCCTACAATCCCAGAAATAATTGGTCTGATTCTGTGTAATTAGGTAGAGCTAATACAAATATTATGTTTTTGCACATCAAGATGTTGAAGTTCAtgaagaatagtttttttttttccttttttatcacaACTGGAGTGTAGTTTCCAAGAATATTTGGTCTTCCTTCTGTATTCATAGCTCCTAGCATGGTGcctttttatttatcaaaaacaGACCACAAAGTATGTTTTTGATAAATACTTgttcaatggaaaaataaaccGAACAAGTGGCTACTTTACAGCCTTCAGCACACACTGCTGACCTGAAATCAGCAAAAAAACATAgttttgggttgtttgtttgtttgtttgtttgttttgaggcagggtgtcactgttgcccaggctggagtggaatatAGTGTAGTgtcatcacggctcactgaagcctcaaactccccatgctcaggagatcctcccatctcagcctcccgagtatctgggagtacaggcatacagcaacacacccagctaattgatgtactttttgtagaaacagggttttgtcatgctgcccaggctggtttcgaactcttgggctcaagcaatcttcctgccttgtcctcccaaaatgctgggattacagggataagaCACTACATCGGGCCAAGAATTCTTTCAGTCCTAGAATCCACAATGGAATCTTATATGTTTGAAGGAGTCTGGCTTAGAAAAATTTCTCATCTAAGCAGAAAAAAGCAGTCATTCCTTTCCAAATCATGCATGTCCCCAATGTCTCGAGCAAGTACCCACGATTTTCTGGAGGTATAGTGTTTCtagacataacaacaacaacattaacAAAAGCTAATATCTACTGAGTGCTCGTTATTGTCTCAGGCACTATGTTAAATGCTTcccatgcattttttttgtttaatttcccaATAACACTGAAGTGAGTTGTGTTATGTATGGCCCCATGTTCTGAATGaggaaatacagttttaaaagtgCAGGCAACTTGCCAAGAGTTGTATCAGTGAACAGCAGAGCCAGTATTCAGACAGTAGTtgtaggggaagaaaagaaattggacGTTTGAAAAGTAGTAGAAATAATCCACAGAAATAGATAGAAAGTGATTTATAAAGAGACGATATAATGTCACCATTGTGTACTCTAAGAAAATCTCTTTGAGTATGTTAATTACTCTCAGCAAACGGTCATTTTTATTATAGGAGCTCAGCATTTCGGTGCAATTCTTTCTGGGACGAGAAAGAGTCGGGCCAAGCCACACTGGTAGTTCTCTGAATAAAATCTGAGGTGAGACTTGAatttatctgtgattttttttttaaagaaaggaagatgCAAACATGCATGCAaagacaacatattttaaaacagaagaaaacagagtCGCTCTGGTGTTtgggtttattatttttctagtagaTATGTTCTTGTCTATATGGATATGACTGGTGTGCAATTTTATGTACTCACTGAGATCTTTATTTCATGTATTCTAAAAAAATGGACTTGAGGTATGGTTTTGGGTAAGTCTCACGAATGCAAATGTTAGTTATCATGTCTACATGCCCAAATATCTTTAAGAGCTGACTTTAATGGGTTTtcagtgtctttttattttccttagggtgactttatttattaaaacataaataaaaatgactatcACTTATTTCTATGCACTGATTGaggtaaaaagaataaagcaactATTCCCAAGAATAAAATCTCTAAGTGTATCCTGAGTtctgagttctctctctctcagtcaaGGTTGGTTGCAAATGTGGACCATATTAGTTTGATCTCCTTCAAAAGCACTTCATTGATTATATAATATGATCACTTCCATgttatatttttagcttttctcagaaaaacaaacttccAAGAAAGAGCATTAGAAATCTACCGTAGAATGACATTAAGACAAGTGTCCTCCTTAAAGTAGTTGCCTTGAGAAGTGCATGAAAGACAGTTTACTTTtagactgggcgcagtgactcatgtctgtaatcccagcacttcaggaggctgagggggcagatcacgaggtcaggaaatctagacctgcctggccaacgtggtgaaacccagtctctactaaaactacaaaggtTACCCagacatggtagcatgtgcctttAGTCCAGGTACTTGAGAAACTGATGCAGGATAATCGTTTGAACTccagaggcagaagttgtagtgaggcGAAATTGCATCACTACATTGCAACCTgtccaacagagtgagactccgtctcgaaaaaaaaagaaagaaagaagaaagaaggaaggaaggaaggaaggaaggaaggaaggaaggaaggaaggaaggaaggaaagaaagaaagaaagaaagaaagaaagaaagaaagaaagaaagaaagaaagaaagaaagaaagaaagaaagagaaagaaagaaagaaagagaaagaaggcacatggatgaatgggtgaataaagtctgttttttgaaataactaaaagcaTATCACTGTACCCTTCAATTTACAGTCATCTCATACCCAAAGCAGTAGTTAGGTTTGTTAATACAACTCCTAGAAAAGGAGGGactaatttaaaatatcactagGTTCATTCTGCAGCATCCAACCTAGCAAAATCCATTCCCTGATTTTTCAAGCCAGAGAAGTTCTGATcaggaggaaataaaaaacacaaaaacttaccATTTGCATCTTCTGAATAATTGCCTTTGGGATCCACTGTGGTGACATCTAGAAGAATGAGAGCAAGTACTAGTCAATTGTTCATGTTCATGCCCATTATTTGTCAaggggggtgtgtgtatgtgtctgagtgtgtgtctgtctgtgtgtaattaaatgaatatttataaaacctGTCAAGTTTTTATAGGCAAGAGATAAGAGGccagttattaaaaatatgagCCCACAATCCCAGAAATAATTGGTCTGATTCTATGTAATTAGGTAGATCTAATTCATATACTATGTTTTTACATATCAAGATGCTGAAGTTCATGAagaatacttttttccttttttattccaaCTGGAGTGTAGTATCCAAGAACATTTGGTTTTCCTTCTGTATGCATAGCTCCTAGCACAGTCCCTGCCACAAAGTATGTTTTTGATCAATACTTGTTCagtggaaaaataaacagaacaagTGGCTCCTTCACAGTCTTCAGCACACACTGCTAAcctgaaatcagaaaaaaaaaaaaaaaaaaaaaaaacctacataattttgtgattttttattttttgaggcagcatctcactgtcgccctggctggagtggagTATAGTGTGGTGTCATcaaggctcactgaagcctcaaactgcccagggtcaggtgatcctcccatctcagcctcccgagtatctgggagtacaggcactcaccgctacgcccagctaatctatgtactttttgtagagacagggttttgccgtgttgcccaggctggtttcgaactcctgggctcaagcaatcttcctgtcttttcctcccaaaatgctgggattacagggataagaCACCACACCGGGCCAAGAATTCTTTCAGTCCTAGAATCCACAACAGAATCTTACAATGTTTGAAAGAGTCTAGTTTAGAAAAATTTCTCATCTAAGCAGAAAAAAGCAGTCATACCTTTTGAAGTCATGCATATTCCCAATGTCCCCAGCAAGTACCAATGATTTTCTGGAGGTACAGTGCTTCTGGACATAACAACAATATTAACAAAAGCTAGTATCTACTGAGTGCTCATGATTGTCTCAGGTGCTATGCTAAATACTTCCCATGCATTTTTTGTTTAACTCCCCAATAACACTGAAGTGAGTTTTATTACGTATGGCCCCATGTTCTGAATgaggaaataaagtttaaaaagtgcaGGCAACTTGCCGAGAGTCGTATCAGTGAACAGCAGAGCCAGTATTCAGACAGTAATCGTAGTGGAAGAAACGAAATTAGACATGTGAAAAGTACTTTGTAGAAATAATCCACAGAAATAGTCATTTATAAAGAGACAATATAATGTTACCATTGTGTACTCTAAGAAAATCTCTTTGAGTATGTTAATTATTCTCAGCAAATGGTCGTTTTCATTATAGGAGCTCAGCATTTCAGTGCAATTCTTTCTGGGACTAGAAAGAGATGGGCCAAGTCACATTGATAGTTCTCTGAATAAAACCTGAGGTAAGAGTTGAATTTATctgtgatgtttaaaaaaaaaaaaaaaaaaaaggaagacgcaattatgcaaacaaaaacaacatattttaaaacagaagaaaacagacacattgGTGTTtgggtttattatttttctagtagaTATGTTCTTGTCTATATGGATATGACTGGTGTGCAATTTTATGCACTCACTGAGATATTTATTTCATACATTCTGAAAGAATGGACTTGAGGTATGGGTTTTGGGTAAGTCTCACGAATGCAAATGTTAGTTATCATGTCTGCATGCCCAGATATCTTCAAGAGCTGACTTTAATGGGTTttcaatgtctttttattttccttagggtgactttatttattaaaagataaatgaaaatgactaTCACTTATTTCCATGCATTGATTGaggtaaaaagaataaagtaactATTCCCGGTAATAAAATCTCTAAGTGTATCCTGagttgtctctttctctctcagtcaAGGTTGGTTGCAAATGTGGACCAGATTAGTTTGATCTCCTTCAAAAGCAGTTCATTGATTATATAATATGATCACTTCCATgttatatttttagcttttctcagaaaaacaaacttccAAGAAAGAGCATTAGAAATCTACTGTAGAATGGCATTAAGAGACGTGTCCTCCTTAACATAGTTGCCTTGAGAAGCGCATAAAAGACATTTTACTTTTAGACggggctcagtgactcacatctgtaatctcagcacttcgggaggctgaggcgcgtggatcacttgaggtcaggagtgcaagaccagcctggccaacttagtgaaacccagtgtctactaaaaatataaagatgacccagacatggtggtgtgtgcctgtagtcccagctacttgagaagctgaggctggagaatggctttAACTAGGGAatcagaggttgtggtgagtggagatcacgccaccgcactccagcctgggcaacagagcgagacttcatctcaaaaaaaaaaaaaaaaaaagacacatggatGAATAAAGTCTGTTTgttgaaataattgaaagcaaAACTCTATACCCTTCAATTTACAGTCATCTCAAACTCAAAGAAGTAGTTAGGTTTGTTAATACAACTCCTGGAAAACGAGGGACTAATTTAAAGTATCACTAGGTCCATTCTGCAGCATCCAAACTAGCAAAATCCATTCCCTGATTTTTCAAACCAGAgaagtttaaaagttaaaatgatcaggaggaaataaaaaacacagaaacttACCATGTGCATCTTTTGAATAACTGTCTTTGGGATCCACTGTGGTGACATCTAGAAGAATGAGAGCAAGTACTAGTCAATTTTTCATGCCCATTATTTGtcaagctgtgtgtgtgtgtgtgtgtgtgtgtaattaaatGAATATTGATAAAACCTGTTACAGAGAGGCAGGCGGccagttattaaaaatatgagCCCACAATCCCAGAAATAATTGGTCTGATTCTATGTAATTAGGTAGATCTAATTCATGTATTATGCTTTTGCACATCAAGATGTTGAAGTTTgtgaagaatatatttttccttttttatcacaGCTGGAGCGTAGTATCCAAGAACATTTGGTTTTCCTTCTGTATGCATagctcctagcacagtgcctgccacaaaATATGTTTCTGATAAATACTTGTtcaatggaaaataaagagaacaagTGGCTACTTTACAGTCTTCAGCACACACTGCTGACAGGAAATcagcaaaaagaataattttggatttttttttttttttttttttttgaggcagtcttgctctcagccaggctggagtggagtataATATggtgtcatcatggctcactgaagtctcaacctccccagggtcaggcgatcctcccatctcagcttcctgagtagctgggagtacaggcacttAGTACCATGagcagctaatgtttgtatttgttgtagagacagggttttgccatgctgcccaggcaacctccagcaatcttcctgccttgtcctcccaaaatgctgggattacagggataagccaccaCACTGAGAATTCTTTCAGACCTAGAATCCACAACAGAATCTTACATGTTTGAAGGTGTCTAGTTTAGAAAAATTTCTCATCTAAGCAGAAAAAAGCAGTCATTTCTTTTGAAATCATGCACATTCCCAACATCCCCAGCAAGTACCCATGATTTTCTGGAGGTACAGTGCTTCtggacataacaacaacaacattaacAAAAGCTAATATCTACTGAGTGCTCGTTATTGTCTCAGGCACTATGTTAAATGCTTCCCATGTATTCTTTGTTTAATTCCCCAATAACACTGAAGTGAGTTTTATTACATATGGCCCCATGttctgaatgaagaaataaagtttaaaaagtgcaGGCAACTTGCCGAGAGTCGTATCAGTGAACAGCGGAGCCGGTATTCAGACAGTAGTcgtaggggaagaaaagaaattggacATTTGAAAAGTACTTAGTAGAAATAATCCACAGAAATAGATagaaggtaatttataaagagacaATATAATGCCACCATGGTGTACTCTAAGAAAATCTCTGAGTATGTTAATTACTCTCAGCAAatggtcttttttattatagGAGCTCAGCGTTTCAGTGCAGTTCTTTCTGGGACGAGAAAGAGA
It includes:
- the LOC111526827 gene encoding TCR gamma alternate reading frame protein isoform X1; amino-acid sequence: MKTSDTYMKFSWLTVPEKSLDQEHRCIVRHENNRNGVDQEIIFPPIKTDVTTVDPKDSYSKDAHDVTTVDPKGNYSEDANDVTTVDPKDNYSVDANEHVKFLLDALLLQLTNTSAYYTYLLLLLKSKVYFAIIAVCLLRRTAVCCNGERS
- the LOC111526827 gene encoding TCR gamma alternate reading frame protein isoform X4; translation: MKTSDTYMKFSWLTVPEKSLDQEHRCIVRHENNRNGVDQEIIFPPIKTDVTTVDPKDSYSKDAHDVTTVDPKGNYSEDANDVTTVDPKDNYSVDANVESDSKKLQSQGPETKRT
- the LOC111526827 gene encoding TCR gamma alternate reading frame protein isoform X5 encodes the protein MSRSTVPPENHWYLLGTLGICMTSKDVTTVDPKGNYSEDANDVTTVDPKDNYSVDANEHVKFLLDALLLQLTNTSAYYTYLLLLLKSKVYFAIIAVCLLRRTAVCCNGERS
- the LOC111526827 gene encoding TCR gamma alternate reading frame protein isoform X6, which codes for MSRSTVPPENHWYLLGTLGICMTSKDVTTVDPKGNYSEDANDVTTVDPKDNYSVDANDALLLQLTNTSAYYTYLLLLLKSKVYFAIIAVCLLRRTAVCCNGERS
- the LOC111526827 gene encoding TCR gamma alternate reading frame protein isoform X2; this translates as MKTSDTYMKFSWLTVPEKSLDQEHRCIVRHENNRNGVDQEIIFPPIKTDVTTVDPKDSYSKDAHDVTTVDPKGNYSEDANDVTTVDPKDNYSVDANDALLLQLTNTSAYYTYLLLLLKSKVYFAIIAVCLLRRTAVCCNGERS
- the LOC111526827 gene encoding TCR gamma alternate reading frame protein isoform X7 → MSRSTVPPENHWYLLGTLGICMTSKDVTTVDPKGNYSEDANDVTTVDPKDNYSVDANVESDSKKLQSQGPETKRT